The following are encoded together in the Lactuca sativa cultivar Salinas chromosome 1, Lsat_Salinas_v11, whole genome shotgun sequence genome:
- the LOC111899410 gene encoding disease resistance protein RUN1 isoform X1 gives MDEHRQQMEAETNANKRSQMAKKIDNWEKALTEVANLKGNDVNGRLETEFIDEVVKDIYLRLRVPLRSALPQLIGRETSKNFVTSWLKDTSSDTRDILTIFGMGGIGKTSLTKYVYGLHCHEFDTSSYIEDMSRRCAGNFNGLLDLQKQLCSDISKTSPIQGYDFITYTSHIENLVADKKVLLVLDDIDSLDQLNALLGSKAFHRGSKIMITTKNVWLTESCLLFKTNPKPKHEKYELKCLWETESRKLLCVHAFMCNDPEVGYEEVLEKLVKYCEGHPFALEVLGKSLHNRDVAYWEECIEGLKRENSSPVNNVLRISFDSLSSKNDKDLFKHIACFFVGTDKDVTETILKACNIKTRSGITNLIDRCLLSIGRNNKLMMHGLLQEMGRFVVREESPDKPWKRSRLWCHEESFKVLKQEKGKGKLLGLSLDMRMLEKEKLGASFELKTDALGKLNNLMLLQLNYVQINGSYTNFPKELRWLCMHGFPLKSLPSDLPTENLVALDMSYSNIESFGICYGDPQRLMSRKKLTGSCLKNKRLLGSLKILNLSFCEELCCLGCFANMPSLERLIVRNCIGLVEVCESIEACVKLVLVDLSYCNKLEKLPRIISMLKKVKTLVLDGCNLGGSQIKITDLEKLTAKIDIDKKPSSSAILEAITNDFKFFSISLPSSLVSVSLKNNNLSMKSFPIDFSCLSMLKNLYLDGNPFISMPNCLRSLPRLEMLSMGHCKRLASVEHPPQTLRKLILFSTFKPLLRKVVFHPEMSPLDLIIPWKLLAPSSLEIQGIVKIQPIEGVEEKVLRSLGWSKLDFLSKRRTGTYTRYRGTEESKIQMYYQFGIFSTIYGGKEMPNWITDRSKGPSISFTILSCQPNNLRGLEFCCLQAFIFPNHQFHYPPLIVITNVTKNRTWIYEHCIDNVIVDEECVILLSHWMFGKNEMEGGDHVTIRTVTGRPYNQNRQITVECGVRLVYEEEEEDALCYYKSWNHIIGGDLTGYQLTTGEYILSITGIKMHGVEENAYYRELLEDGSHYKGKTQFRALSPKEV, from the exons ATGGATGAGCACAGACAGCAGATGGAGGCGGAGACAAATGCAAATAAAAGAAGTCAAATGGCTAAAAAGATCGACAATTGGGAAAAAGCACTTACGGAAGTTGCTAATTTAAAAGGGAATGATGTAAACGGGAG GCTAGAGACAGAGTTCATTGATGAAGTTGTTAAGGACATCTACCTTAGATTACGTGTACCCTTAAGGAGTGCTTTACCACAACTTATTGGGAGGGAGACTTCCAAGAACTTTGTGACTTCATGGTTGAAAGATACATCCTCTGACACGAGAGACATACTCACTATTTTTGGCATGGGTGGGATCGGGAAAACATCTTTAACAAAATATGTGTATGGGTTACATTGTCATGAATTCGACACAAGCAGCTATATTGAAGATATGAGTAGGAGATGTGCTGGCAATTTTAATGGGTTGCTTGATTTACAAAAACAACTATGCAGTGATATTTCAAAAACAAGTCCAATTCAAGGGTATGATTTTATTACATACACCTCGCATATAGAGAATTTAGTAGCCGATAAAAAGGTGCTTCTAGTTCTTGATGATATTGATAGTCTTGATCAGTTGAATGCATTACTAGGAAGCAAAGCTTTCCATCGAGGAAGCAAAATCATGATAACAACAAAGAATGTCTGGTTGACAGAGAGTTGTCTGCTATTCAAAACGAACCCTAAACCAAAGCATGAAAAGTACGAACTTAAATGCTTATGGGAGACCGAATCACGAAAACTTTTGTGTGTTCATGCATTCATGTGCAATGATCCTGAGGTAGGTTATGAGGAGGTGTTAGAGAAGCTTGTGAAGTATTGTGAAGGACATCCATTTGCTCTTGAAGTATTGGGCAAATCTCTTCATAATCGAGATGTAGCTTATTGGGAAGAGTGCATAGAAGGGCTAAAGAGAGAAAACAGCTCCCCTGTAAATAATGTCTTGAGAATTAGTTTTGACTCTTTATCATCCAAAAATGATAAGGATTTGTTTAAACATATTGCTTGTTTTTTTGTTGGAACAGACAAAGATGTTACCGAAACAATATTAAAGGCATGTAATATAAAAACAAGATCTGGGATCACAAATCTCATTGACAGATGCCTTCTTAGTATTGGACGAAACAACAAATTGATGATGCATGGGTTGCTTCAAGAGATGGGAAGATTTGTAGTACGTGAAGAATCACCTGACAAACCATGGAAGCGAAGTCGATTATGGTGTCATGAGGAGTCATTCAAAGTTTTGAAACAAGAAAAG GGTAAGGGAAAGCTTCTAGGCCTTTCGCTTGACATGCGAATGCTTGAGAAAGAGAAGTTGGGTGCATCGTTTGAGCTGAAAACAGATGCATTGGGTAAACTGAATAACTTGATGCTACTACAACTCAACTATGTGCAAATCAATGGGTCTTACACAAACTTTCCAAAAGAATTAAGATGGTTGTGTATGCATGGGTTCCCATTAAAGTCTTTACCTTCAGACTTACCAACAGAGAATTTGGTTGCACTTGACATGTCATATAGCAATATTGAATCGTTTGGCATTTGTTATGGTGATCCGCAACGACTCATGAGTAGGAAAAAA TTAACTGGATCATGCTTAAAAAACAAAAGGTTGCTTGGATCATTAAAGATTCTTAATTTAAGTTTCTGTGAAGAGCTTTGCTGTCTGGGTTGCTTTGCCAATATGCCTTCACTTGAGAGGTTAATAGTTAGAAATTGCATTGGTTTGGTTGAGGTTTGTGAATCAATTGAGGCATGTGTTAAACTTGTCCTTGTTGATTTGAGCTATTGCAACAAGCTTGAAAAACTTCCAAGGATCATAAGCATgttaaagaaggttaaaacactagTGCTTGATGGTTGTAATCTCGGTGGATCTCAAATCAAGATTACAGATCTGGAAAAGCTCACTGCTAAAATTGATATTGATAAAAAACCCTCTTCCTCTGCTATTCTAGAGGCTATAACAAATGATTTTAAgttcttttcaatttctttaccgAGCTCTTTAGTAAGCGTGTCTCTTAAAAATAACAATCTGTCAATGAAATCCTTTCCCATTGACTTCAGTTGCCTATCTATGTTAAAGAATCTATATTTAGATGGCAATCCTTTCATTTCCATGCCCAATTGTTTGAGAAGCCTTCCTAGGCTTGAGATGCTTAGTATGGGACACTGTAAAAGGCTGGCATCCGTTGAGCATCCTCCACAGACACTAAGAAAGTTGATCctgttttcaacttttaagcctTTGCTACGAAAAGTTGTATTTCACCCAGAAATGTCCCCACTCGACTTAATAATACCATGGAAATTATTAGCACCTTCTTCGCTTGAAATCCAAGGCATTGTCAAAATCCAACCAATTGAAGGTGTTGAGGAGAAGGTATTGCGTAGTTTGGGCTGGAGTAAGTTAGACTTCCTTAGCAAAAGAAGAACCGGAACTTACACTCGGTATCGAGGAACAGAGGAATCTAAAATCCAG ATGTATTATCAATTTGGAATATTCAGCACAATTTATGGAGGCAAAGAGATGCCGAACTGGATTACGGATAGAAGCAAGGGGCCTTCAATATCATTTACCATCCTATCATGTCAACCTAACAACCTCAGAGGATTGGAATTCTGCTGTTTGCAGGCGTTTATATTTCCAAATCATCAGTTCCATTATCCGCCACTGATTGTAATCACTAATGTAACAAAGAATCGCACCTGGATATATGAACATTGCATTGACAATGTCATTGTAGATGAAGAGTGTGTAATATTGTTAAGCCATTGGATGTTTGGGAAGAATGAGATGGAAGGTGGTGACCATGTTACTATTAGGACAGTAACAGGGAGACCATATAACCAGAACAGACAAATTACAGTGGAGTGTGGGGTGAGGCTCGtgtatgaagaagaagaagaagatgcatTGTGTTATTACAAATCATGGAATCACATTATTGGTGGAGATCTCACAGGATATCAGTTAACAACAGGAGAATACATCTTAAGCATAACTGGAATAAAGATGCATGGAGTCGAAGAGAATGCGTATTATCGTGAATTACTTGAAGACGGGTCCCATTATAAAG GGAAAACGCAGTTTAGAGCTTTATCCCCCAAGGAAGTCTGA
- the LOC111899410 gene encoding disease resistance protein RUN1 isoform X2, with amino-acid sequence MDEHRQQMEAETNANKRSQMAKKIDNWEKALTEVANLKGNDVNGRLETEFIDEVVKDIYLRLRVPLRSALPQLIGRETSKNFVTSWLKDTSSDTRDILTIFGMGGIGKTSLTKYVYGLHCHEFDTSSYIEDMSRRCAGNFNGLLDLQKQLCSDISKTSPIQGYDFITYTSHIENLVADKKVLLVLDDIDSLDQLNALLGSKAFHRGSKIMITTKNVWLTESCLLFKTNPKPKHEKYELKCLWETESRKLLCVHAFMCNDPEVGYEEVLEKLVKYCEGHPFALEVLGKSLHNRDVAYWEECIEGLKRENSSPVNNVLRISFDSLSSKNDKDLFKHIACFFVGTDKDVTETILKACNIKTRSGITNLIDRCLLSIGRNNKLMMHGLLQEMGRFVVREESPDKPWKRSRLWCHEESFKVLKQEKGKGKLLGLSLDMRMLEKEKLGASFELKTDALGKLNNLMLLQLNYVQINGSYTNFPKELRWLCMHGFPLKSLPSDLPTENLVALDMSYSNIESFGICYGDPQRLMSRKKLTGSCLKNKRLLGSLKILNLSFCEELCCLGCFANMPSLERLIVRNCIGLVEVCESIEACVKLVLVDLSYCNKLEKLPRIISMLKKVKTLVLDGCNLGGSQIKITDLEKLTAKIDIDKKPSSSAILEAITNDFKFFSISLPSSLVSVSLKNNNLSMKSFPIDFSCLSMLKNLYLDGNPFISMPNCLRSLPRLEMLSMGHCKRLASVEHPPQTLRKLILFSTFKPLLRKVVFHPEMSPLDLIIPWKLLAPSSLEIQGIVKIQPIEGVEEKVLRSLGWSKLDFLSKRRTGTYTRYRGTEESKIQMYYQFGIFSTIYGGKEMPNWITDRSKGPSISFTILSCQPNNLRGLEFCCLQAFIFPNHQFHYPPLIVITNVTKNRTWIYEHCIDNVIVDEECVILLSHWMFGKNEMEGGDHVTIRTVTGRPYNQNRQITVECGVRLVYEEEEEDALCYYKSWNHIIGGDLTGYQLTTGEYILSITGIKMHGVEENAYYRELLEDGSHYKV; translated from the exons ATGGATGAGCACAGACAGCAGATGGAGGCGGAGACAAATGCAAATAAAAGAAGTCAAATGGCTAAAAAGATCGACAATTGGGAAAAAGCACTTACGGAAGTTGCTAATTTAAAAGGGAATGATGTAAACGGGAG GCTAGAGACAGAGTTCATTGATGAAGTTGTTAAGGACATCTACCTTAGATTACGTGTACCCTTAAGGAGTGCTTTACCACAACTTATTGGGAGGGAGACTTCCAAGAACTTTGTGACTTCATGGTTGAAAGATACATCCTCTGACACGAGAGACATACTCACTATTTTTGGCATGGGTGGGATCGGGAAAACATCTTTAACAAAATATGTGTATGGGTTACATTGTCATGAATTCGACACAAGCAGCTATATTGAAGATATGAGTAGGAGATGTGCTGGCAATTTTAATGGGTTGCTTGATTTACAAAAACAACTATGCAGTGATATTTCAAAAACAAGTCCAATTCAAGGGTATGATTTTATTACATACACCTCGCATATAGAGAATTTAGTAGCCGATAAAAAGGTGCTTCTAGTTCTTGATGATATTGATAGTCTTGATCAGTTGAATGCATTACTAGGAAGCAAAGCTTTCCATCGAGGAAGCAAAATCATGATAACAACAAAGAATGTCTGGTTGACAGAGAGTTGTCTGCTATTCAAAACGAACCCTAAACCAAAGCATGAAAAGTACGAACTTAAATGCTTATGGGAGACCGAATCACGAAAACTTTTGTGTGTTCATGCATTCATGTGCAATGATCCTGAGGTAGGTTATGAGGAGGTGTTAGAGAAGCTTGTGAAGTATTGTGAAGGACATCCATTTGCTCTTGAAGTATTGGGCAAATCTCTTCATAATCGAGATGTAGCTTATTGGGAAGAGTGCATAGAAGGGCTAAAGAGAGAAAACAGCTCCCCTGTAAATAATGTCTTGAGAATTAGTTTTGACTCTTTATCATCCAAAAATGATAAGGATTTGTTTAAACATATTGCTTGTTTTTTTGTTGGAACAGACAAAGATGTTACCGAAACAATATTAAAGGCATGTAATATAAAAACAAGATCTGGGATCACAAATCTCATTGACAGATGCCTTCTTAGTATTGGACGAAACAACAAATTGATGATGCATGGGTTGCTTCAAGAGATGGGAAGATTTGTAGTACGTGAAGAATCACCTGACAAACCATGGAAGCGAAGTCGATTATGGTGTCATGAGGAGTCATTCAAAGTTTTGAAACAAGAAAAG GGTAAGGGAAAGCTTCTAGGCCTTTCGCTTGACATGCGAATGCTTGAGAAAGAGAAGTTGGGTGCATCGTTTGAGCTGAAAACAGATGCATTGGGTAAACTGAATAACTTGATGCTACTACAACTCAACTATGTGCAAATCAATGGGTCTTACACAAACTTTCCAAAAGAATTAAGATGGTTGTGTATGCATGGGTTCCCATTAAAGTCTTTACCTTCAGACTTACCAACAGAGAATTTGGTTGCACTTGACATGTCATATAGCAATATTGAATCGTTTGGCATTTGTTATGGTGATCCGCAACGACTCATGAGTAGGAAAAAA TTAACTGGATCATGCTTAAAAAACAAAAGGTTGCTTGGATCATTAAAGATTCTTAATTTAAGTTTCTGTGAAGAGCTTTGCTGTCTGGGTTGCTTTGCCAATATGCCTTCACTTGAGAGGTTAATAGTTAGAAATTGCATTGGTTTGGTTGAGGTTTGTGAATCAATTGAGGCATGTGTTAAACTTGTCCTTGTTGATTTGAGCTATTGCAACAAGCTTGAAAAACTTCCAAGGATCATAAGCATgttaaagaaggttaaaacactagTGCTTGATGGTTGTAATCTCGGTGGATCTCAAATCAAGATTACAGATCTGGAAAAGCTCACTGCTAAAATTGATATTGATAAAAAACCCTCTTCCTCTGCTATTCTAGAGGCTATAACAAATGATTTTAAgttcttttcaatttctttaccgAGCTCTTTAGTAAGCGTGTCTCTTAAAAATAACAATCTGTCAATGAAATCCTTTCCCATTGACTTCAGTTGCCTATCTATGTTAAAGAATCTATATTTAGATGGCAATCCTTTCATTTCCATGCCCAATTGTTTGAGAAGCCTTCCTAGGCTTGAGATGCTTAGTATGGGACACTGTAAAAGGCTGGCATCCGTTGAGCATCCTCCACAGACACTAAGAAAGTTGATCctgttttcaacttttaagcctTTGCTACGAAAAGTTGTATTTCACCCAGAAATGTCCCCACTCGACTTAATAATACCATGGAAATTATTAGCACCTTCTTCGCTTGAAATCCAAGGCATTGTCAAAATCCAACCAATTGAAGGTGTTGAGGAGAAGGTATTGCGTAGTTTGGGCTGGAGTAAGTTAGACTTCCTTAGCAAAAGAAGAACCGGAACTTACACTCGGTATCGAGGAACAGAGGAATCTAAAATCCAG ATGTATTATCAATTTGGAATATTCAGCACAATTTATGGAGGCAAAGAGATGCCGAACTGGATTACGGATAGAAGCAAGGGGCCTTCAATATCATTTACCATCCTATCATGTCAACCTAACAACCTCAGAGGATTGGAATTCTGCTGTTTGCAGGCGTTTATATTTCCAAATCATCAGTTCCATTATCCGCCACTGATTGTAATCACTAATGTAACAAAGAATCGCACCTGGATATATGAACATTGCATTGACAATGTCATTGTAGATGAAGAGTGTGTAATATTGTTAAGCCATTGGATGTTTGGGAAGAATGAGATGGAAGGTGGTGACCATGTTACTATTAGGACAGTAACAGGGAGACCATATAACCAGAACAGACAAATTACAGTGGAGTGTGGGGTGAGGCTCGtgtatgaagaagaagaagaagatgcatTGTGTTATTACAAATCATGGAATCACATTATTGGTGGAGATCTCACAGGATATCAGTTAACAACAGGAGAATACATCTTAAGCATAACTGGAATAAAGATGCATGGAGTCGAAGAGAATGCGTATTATCGTGAATTACTTGAAGACGGGTCCCATTATAAAG TTTAG